GTCGCGATCGGGCCCCTGGAGGGGAGTATGCGCCGCAAGACGCCCCTCAGAACTGGAAATAGATGAATGGTTGGACGCCCCGCGACCCGACCTCCATCGCCACCTGCACCACCACCACGAACGCCACCACCTTCAGCTCCAGCGGCATGCGGGAAAACAGGGCGCGCACCCTCTCCTTGGAGTCGGAGGGCCACAGGTGCGTGGCCAGCCCCACCACCAGAAGGGCGGTAACCATCGCCCGGTCGTGGAAGAACGGCAAGACCACCTTCCAGTCCCACCCGGTGACGATTCCTGTCAGGAGGGTGCGGGCGTCGGAGGCGGTTTCGGCACGAAACAGGATCCACAGCGCCGCCACCACGTGGAACGTGAACAGCCAGGCCAGGATCTTCGCGGCCTTTCCGCCTTTTTCCATCCAGCGGCCCACGGGGTGGCGCGATCGGGTGGCCAGCCACGCCTTGTGCAAGGCCAGCAGGAGCCCGTGCGCGCCGCCCCAGAGCACGAACTTCCAGGAGGCGCCGTGCCAGAGGCCGCCCACGAGCATGGTGGCCATCAGGAAGGCGGCTTGGAGCGCCGGACCCTTGCGGTTTCCGCCCAGCGGGATGTACACGTAGTCGCGAAGCCAGGCGGAGAGGCTGATGTGCCAGCGGCGCCAGAAATCGGTGATGGAAAGAGAAACATATGGTGACCGGAAATTGTCTCCCAGCCGGAACCCCAGCAGAAGCGAGATGCCGATGGCCATGTCGGTGTATCCGGAAAAGTCCCCGTAGATCTGCAGCGTGTAGCACCAGGCCGCCGCCAGCGCCTCGAATCCGCCGTAGCCGGAGGCGTTGCCGAACACCAGATCCGCGTACTGGGCCAGGCCGTCGGCGAGGATGGCTTTCTTTGCCAGGCCCTTGAGGATCAGCCACAGCCCCGCGTCGATGCTGATGCGCCGGAGGTTTCCGGACAATTTGTGGGCATCGTCGTCGTCGGCCTCGGCCAGGCTCGTGAAGGCGTGCGGTTGGGCGATCTGCGGAAGGAAGCTCGCCGCGCGCACGATGGGGCCTGCCACCAGATGCGGGAAGAAGGTCTGGTAGAAGGCGAAGTCCAGGAGGTTGCGGGCCGGGGCGGCCTTGCCGGAATGGATGTCGGCCAGGTAGCTGATGCCCTGGAAGGTGAAGAACGACACCCCCACGGGCAGGAAAAGATCCAGCGGCGACCACCCGGCCGAAAACCAGGAATTGGCGTTTTGGATCGCGAAGTTGGCGTACTTGAAAAACGCCAGCGGAGCGAGGTTCAGGAGGATGCCGCCAGCCAGGATGGTTTTGGAAAAACGCGGCTTCTTGGCCAGCAATTGTCCGATCGCGTGGTTGGCCAGCACCGAAAGGAGCAGGACGGCCAGGTACGATCCGCTGGACTTCCAGTAGAACCAGCCGCTGAACACGCAAACCCAGGCCAACCTGGCGGTGCCCTGGCGCTTGAGGGCCATGTGCAAGGCCAGAAAGGCGATGAACACGGGAAGGAAGATCCCGCTGGTGAACAGCAATGGATTGGTCGGATCGAAGGCGACAAGGGTCCGCAGGTTTTCCGCCAGGGTCATTCGAGGGGCCCCGTCTTGGGCAGGATCCGGGTTTCGGCGAAGCCGGCCCAACGGGATCGGTCGGGCTTTTCCGGCGTCAGGATCTGTCCCAAGGTGTCGCGTTGGAGCGTGTCCCAGGCCACGTGCCTGCCGAACAGGTTGGGCTGGGTGCGGATCCAGCGGCAAAGGCTGTCCGCCCAGATCCCCGCGGCGTCGCGGGTGGGGTGGGCGCCGTCCTTCTTGCGGGCCAGGCGGTGCATGCCGATCCCGAAATAGCGGGAGTCGCCGACCACGCTGCGGATGGTGTCGTCGATGCCGAAGCCTTTTTTCCACTTGGGCGGCCCGATCCAAAGCCACGGGATCCCCGCCTGGTCGAACACGGCGCGGATGGAATCCACGAACACCTTGCGCTTGGGGGGGTCGTTGAACAGGATCTCGTTGGCGCCGGACGAGAATATGACCGCGCTCGGGCGGTACTGGGCGAGCACCTCCCGCAGTCGGCCGGAGGTGGCCCAGGTCTGGCAGTTGGAGCCGTACCAGATGGCTGTCGCCATTCTGTGGCCGTTTCGTTTGGCGATGGGTTGGAGGAACCGCTGGAGTTCCTCGATCATGGAGTCGCCGGTGAGCAGGATGTAGTGCCCCGTGCTGTCGGCGGGCCCGGCCAGGGTGGAGTCGGGCACCAGCACCCTGGCCGTGTCGGCCTGCACCGCGGTGGTGGTGTCGGATTCCGTCGTGTCCGCGGGTGTCTCCTGTTGCCAGATTCCGTCCAAGCATTGCGGGGTGCGCAGGGGGAACCCGGGGAAGCGATGGCCGATCCAGGATTCCAGGAGGAAGATTCCCGCAAGCGAGATGGAAAGGGCCAAGGCCTTGGCCAAAGAGGTGTGCATGGCTCGTTTCGGATCGGAGAGGACGGATCCCGCGACTGGCATGGGATCGAAATAGGCGGCGGCAAAGATAACCCCGAACCGCTGCCTCCAGCGTGTTGCGATGTACGTTGGCCATGCATGGATCGCGCGTTCGAGAGTCTGCCATTGGATCATCCGCCCAAGCGCGCCTTGGTCTGCGCCTTGGATTGGGGTTTGGGACATGTGGCGCGCACCAGCGTGCTGGTCAGGCGCCTTTTGGCGGCAGGAGCTTCCGTGGTTCTGGCCTCCAACGGCCGATCCGCCGACTGGTGGCGAGCGGAGTTCCCTGACCTGGAGTTGCGGGAGCTTCCCGACTACGCGGTGCGCTACGCCAACGGACCTTGGCTCGTGCCGGGACTGATGGCCTCGCTGCCGCGATTGTGGCGGGCGATACGCCAGGAGCGGAGCCTGGTGGAATCCTGGAAAGGGGAAGGGTTCGATCTCGTGGTGTCCGACAACCGCTATGGCTGCCGGATCGCGGGGGTGAAATCGGTGCTGCTCACCCATCAGCTGCGGCTAGCCGCTCCACGGGGGCTGGGCCTGTTCGAGGGGATCGGCGAGCGACTGATGGCACGCATGGTTCGCTCGTTCGATGAGGTCTGGGTTCCCGATCACCCAGGAGAGTGCGGTCTTTCCGGTCGATTGGGTCATCCTGCCTCGCCCAAGTCCTTTCCGCCGATCTGTTATCTGGGTCCGCTCTCCCGCATGGTGGGCGCCATCCCGGATGCGCGATGGAGCGGCCCGTGGGACATGTTGGTGCTCGTGAGCGGGCCGGAGCCGGGTCGGACCCGATTGGAGGCGATCGCCCGCCAGGCGTTGCGCGGAAAGCCGGGGCGTCGGCTGTTGGTCCGTGGCCGACCGGACCAGGCCTTGCCGGAATCCCCGGAAGGACAGGCCGACTGGGTCGAGGCGGCGCATCTCCCGACGAACTCGCTCGTGGCGGCGCTTCGCGGGGCGCGACGGATTCTGTCGCGAGGAGGATACAGCACGGTGATGGACCTCGATGCGTTGGGGATCCTGGATGGACGTTGCCTGTGGTGCCCGACTCCCGGCCAGACCGAGCAGGAGGCCTTGGCTCGAGAGCTGGCCCTGGCGAACCGGGGGGTGAGGATCGAGGAAAGGTCCCTGAGGGAGTGTTTGGAAAGGCTGCCAGAAGAAGATAACAGGATCTGAAACTCTGATGATGAGCGAGCATGTGAGCGGGTGGTGTTGACCAGCTTTCAACACTTGTCATCGATAGTTGTATGAAACGCGATGTTAACTGGCCTCTGGTGAAGACATCTTACCCCAATGCTCCGGACTCACCCTTCGATGTTGTTTGTCGGCACCTGGATCTCGATGATCGTCTCCGCGGCGATCACCGGCCATGCTGCTGACCAGAGATGCGACCTGATCGCAACCAACAAGTGCATGCCCATTGGTTCATTGGATGGAGCCACCATTCGCGTTCCGGCGGCCACCACGCGCATTTCCAGCGAAGGCTTGAACATCTGCGGGATTCCCGGATCGGTCCCTCCGGCAACAGACATCGTCTATGTGGTGGATCAGACGACCTCGATGGTTCCCACCGTGATCCTGCCCGGCGCGGAAGACACGAGCGGCTGGTTCGAGTGCAATCGCAGCGTCCGGACCCCGGTGATCACATACGCCGACACCATCCAATTCCATGGTCTGACCGTGGCTGTCGCCGCGCCCGGGACCAGCTACGACGACCTCAAGAGGGTTTGTACCGTCGCGGGCGATCCCTACCAGGTGCGGGTTTCCACCGTCCAGAACGCCATCCGGTTCCAGGCCGCAAAAGCGCCCAATTCCTTTGCCTCGATCGTCGGTTTCGCCAGGGGCATCGACCAGGCCACCACCGACATGACCCTATTGAACACGCCCGCCGCCGTGCAAGGATTGGTCGGGTCGCTGGCTCTCAAGCAGTCCTCCGGGACCAACTACGAAGCTCCCATCGCCTGGGCGCGCATCCAGCTTTACGGAGGACACACCGGAGACGTGGTCATCCCCCCTTCGGCGGATCCCAGCAAGGCGGTCATCATGATTTCCGACGGAAGGCCCAACGCGGGAACCTGGACCAACGCGCTGCGGCCCACCACCACGGTCACCTGGGGCGGCTTCACCTGGACCACGGATTCCAGCGCGATTCCCCCCATCTACACCATCTACCTCGGTGTGGACGACGTGGCTGGATCGGAATTGGCCGACGTCGCCAGACGCACGGGCGGCACCTACTACCAGATCCCTCCCAACATGCCGGACAGCTTGACCAACGTGATCCAGGCCATCCTGGGCAAGGTCATCAAGCCGTCCGTTCCCGACAGCATCCAGGTGGTCAATCAGACCAACGGTCAAAGCGCTCGCTCCGTCCAGACAGTGACCAGCGGAAATTCCTACCGCATGAGCTTGGATTCGATCGTCGCGCTGGAGCCTGGAGCCAACGCCATCGATCTGACCGTCAAGCAGGCGAACAACACCTTGGTCGCGCATCTGAACGTGCTGGTGGCCGATGGGACCGCCCCGATCGCCCCAGGCCCCCTGGATACCCTGCTGTCCACCCGCTGCGGGCCCCCGACCAGCCTGACGTTGCGCCCGGACAAATCCGGCTTGGCTTGGGCGGACAGCGCCGACCGCAACATCCTCCTCACGCTGCAGACCATCCCGGAAAAGGCGACCGTGCTTCCCGTGGATCTGATGACGCGTGCGAGCCTCGACGTGGAACGGATTGCATTGCCTGTCCCCACCACCGCCAACGATCTGGCGCGCGGGACATTCACCGGGACCATCCCTTGGCAGGATCTGGCCATGGGACAGGCGGTCCCCGGCGACTTGGTGATCCGCTCAGGACCGGGCTGGGATACCGTCCGTGCCACCTACCGCATGCCTCGCGATCGCCGCGACACGGCCTCGGCCATCTTGGCGCTGCACCATCCGGTCGCTCCCGTGTTGGCCATGACTCCGGATGTGGACGGCCCCGGCGGACGCGTCCAGGTGGCGGTCCTGGACCAGGAGCGCGGCACCCCCACCATCACGATGGGAGTCCGGCACCGCTTGGGCGACACGCTGAAAGTGACGCTGACTCGGGGCGTGGATGGCATGTACACCGGCAGCTTCCCGTTCCAGCAGGGCGCGACAGGAACCCTGCGCGACACGGTCCTGCAACTGGGAATGGCCATCCCGGAGCTGGACTCCCTCCTGGGCAACTACCTGGGAGTGACGGCCCAAACGAAGGTGCACGCTCCGCGGGCCCGCCTTCGGTTCATCGATGCGGCCGGGAAGCCCGTGGACACCTTCTCCGTTCGGGCCCTGGTGGGAGCCAAGGCGAGCATCCGGGTGGGAGCGTTCCTCGGTGACGATTTGTGTCTGCAGTGCAATTCCATCGTCCGGATGGCCGCGTCGCTTCCCGGCATCGAGTTGCGCGCGCCGGGCGGGGCGAGCGTCGTGGACGCGCTGCGGCTTGTGCAGGGCAAGTTCGTGGTCGAGGTCCAATCCGCGATCCCCGTCCTGGATGGAACGATCGCCTTCGCCGACGACTCCCTGGTGAGCCTCATCGAGGCCAAGCCTGTGCGGTTTTCGGCCATTGGGCCGGATTCTGTCGTGTACTTCGACGACAACGGAGACGGGATGCTGGATCGGGCCGATCTCCATCTCAGGAGCGCCTGGACCGCGGGTGCCCAGATCGATCTTCCGTGGCCGATTTCCACCAACCTTCTGAATCTGGCGGGGGCCGATGTGGCCGTATCGCCCGACGGAAAGGTCCTGACCTGGGTGTTCGGCGATGCCCCCGTCCTGACCACGAAAGCCATCGGCGCGCTGCAGGCTTCCTGGATCGCCGGGCCCGGATGGCCACCCGTGGCCGTGAAGGTGGTGGAACGGATCGCACCTGTCCCGGTCACGGCCGTCTTGTCCCGTGGTCCGGTCTGGGACACTCTGCGCGTCAAGCCCTCGGAGGGCGTGTGGCCCTCGTTGAGTCCCGCCAGCCGGATTCTGTCCAGGAAGGATGCCGCGCTCGGGCTGGTGCCGGTGGCCGCCAAGCAGGCTCGTGTGGAGACCGCCACGGGCGATCTGATCCTGCTGTTCCCCGCCGATTCCACCGACCTCCAGGTCCAGCCGGGCGACTCGGTGCGTTTCACGGCATCCGGCGTGGTGCGCGATTCCCTGGGCAACGTCCCTGGCGTGGAATCGAGGCTGGTGGAGGTGATCGGCATGGACCGTCCGCCGCGATTGGCCACCATCACGGACACGGACGCCGATGGCCGCGCCGATCGCGTGGTGCTGCACCTGCGCAAGCCGCTCAAGGTGGCCGATCTGTTCACCTTCCGGTGGCCGGACACCAACGGCGTGCTTGTCGATCGCAACCTGGATCTGGCCTCACTTTCTCCCGAATCCACCGACACCCTGCTGGTGTTCGATCTGGATCCGTTCCCGTTCGGCGCCACTTCCTGCCCGGCAGCCGGCTGCGCGGATCTGGGATCCTTCCGGTCCTCGCGCATGCCCCAGGCCCCGGCCGCGCGGTTTTCCATCCAGGATCGGGTCGATCCGGTGATCGTGACCGCGCGCTTCCGGTTCTCCGCCACGGGCATGACGCCGGATTCTGTCAGAACGTGGTTCTCCGAGCCGGTCCGCGTCGCCACGGTCTCGCCGGGCTGGATCTCCGTCGGCAGGCCTTCCGTGGACAGCGCGGGCAAGGTGATCCGTCCGCTCTTCACGCCGGTGCTGGTTTCGGCGCGACAGGCGTTGTTGGTCATCGACTCCACCTTCATCGGAAGGCCCGGAGACTCCGTGCGGTTCTCCTGGCCGGGCGCGCTGGCCGATGCGGAAGGAAACGCGCCGGAACGGTTCGCGCACTGGACTCCGCTCGAGTATGGAACGGTGCCCGCCCAGATGCAGGTGGAGCTGCCCCATCCGATGGTGCGTGCCGACAACGTCGTGATCCCGCCGGGAGAACCGGCCATCCAGCCGTTCATCCGCAAGTCGCCCGCCGATCCATGGACCATGCCGGATGGCACGCCAGCCCCGGCCGGAGACGAGCGATTTTCCGGAATGCTGGTGCGGCTGAACCGTGTGCCGGAAAATGTCATCCTGTACGTGTACGACAACCTCGGCAATTCGGTGGCCTACCAGGAGCTGCCCATGTTCCGCCAGTGGGTGGACAAGGGCGAGATCACGCGCACCCGCCGAGGCGACTTCGAGGTGTGGCTTGCCTGGAACGGCCTGGACAACAAGGGCAAGCCGGTGGGTTCGGGAGTCTACTTGATGCGCGCCGTCGCGTGGTTCAAGGAGGGCAACCAGATGCGCATCGTCAACCAGCTGCGCAACACCGGCATCCACCGCACCATCCCGCTCTGGTAGCCGTCGGCTAGGCCAGGGGAGTCTTCGATGGCTCCCCTTCGATCTCCCGCACCAGCCGTGGGACCAGGTAGCCGGAAGTCCGTTCGCGAAGGCGTTCGATCAGATCCACCGCCACGGAGTCCGGCACGAAGAATCGTCCCGCTCCCCGGACCCTGTCCAGGGCATGCAGGTAATAGGGCAGCACCCCGATGTCCCAAAGCCGGGCGGAGAGTGCGTGCAAGGTCGCCACGTCGTCGTTGATGCGCGCCAGAAGAACGGACTGGTTCAGCACGGTGGCACCGGCGCCAAGCAGCTTCGAGATCGCCTCCTCCACCTGGCCGTCCAGCTCCTTGGCGTGGTTGGAATGGATCACTACGGCCACGCGCAGGCGGCTGGAGCGGATCAAGGCTTCGAATCCCTCGTCCACCCGATCGGGCAGCACCACGGGGAGTCTCGTGTGGAGGCGCAGCGTGCGAAGATGAGGGATCCCTTCCAAGGCCCGCCAGATCCGCTCGAGGGCTCCGTTGCCCAGCATCAGCGGATCGCCTCCGGACAGCACGACCTCGTCGATTTCGGGGTGATCCCGCAGATAGGCGATGCGCGGCTCCCAATCGGAGGTGGATTGGTTGTAGGGGAATTCCTGGCGGAAGCAGTACCGGCAGTGGATGGCGCAGGCACCGGTGGTGACGACCAGCGCGCGGGACCGGTACTTCTGCAGCAGTCCGGGCGTGCGCACCGACAACCCATCGCCGACAGGATCCGTCGATTCGTCCGCCGTTGGCTCGAGCTCGGCCTGGTCCGGCCAGACCTGCAACAGCAAGGGATCCCGCGGATCGCCGCGCTCCATGCGCTGGGCGAAGGCGCGCGGGACGAGCATGGGGAACGCGGGTTTGCCGGACAGGGGCGGCAGGGATCCCAAGGGGATGCCCAGGTGTTCGGCCAGCCGCGCGGGGTGGCGGAAGGCTTCCCGCAACTGGTCGGTCCAATCCATCCGCGAGGAGGGGCCCTTCCGGGAATCCATGTCCGGATCCCGTGTGTCGGAAGTTGTCAAGGGGTGGAGATCCGTTCCTGGAGTCGGACGCGGCACGGGTAGGGGGATCCTTCGCCGTAGCGCAGCCACGGGGAGGGGTGTTCGGTCAGGGTGCGGTATCCTTCCAGCCGGGGAAGATCGCCCAGAGGAATTCCGGCCAGGCCGTCCAGGCGCCGTTCGCCCAGGTTTTCCTGGAAGAGCCATCGCGGCTGGATGCGTGCGATCTCCCGGAACAGCGCATCGAGTCCGGCCGCGTGGATTTCCGCGAAGCTGCGGAAATTGACCACGATCGTCGCGGATCCCGCCGGGAGGTTTCGCAACGCGAAGTTCGGCATCAGGTGGATCGAACCCGGCTCCACCCGTTGCGGCACCTGCTGGTGGTGCAGATGCACGTCGCGATCGGGCAGCGCGTGGGTGAGGTAGTAGGCCTGCAGGCAGGCGTTCTCGGGAAGGTCGACACCGATGTAGGCGAGATCGGATCGGTCCCTGAGCAGCTGGCGAGCCATCCCGCCGTAGCCGCCGCCGATTTCCAGCACGATCGGGTTGGAGACCCCGTCGATGATCCGCAGGATGTCGCGGGCGTGGGCGTCGTATTCCAGCGTGGGTTCCACCACCAGATGGCCTTCGACCAGCCATCCCCAGGGTTCGCCCACTTCGGCGGCCGCCAACCGGCCCACGTCGCCTCCCCAGCCCTCTTTCCAGCGGCGCAGTTGGTGCAAAAACTGCGAAGCGCGACCGGCCATCCACCAACGATCGATGTGTCGGAAATTGTCAAACATGCCGGATCCGCCCCACAATCCCGCGATGGCTTCGTTGCGAAACATCGATCGGAAAAAGGCGTCCACCGAATCGAGGTCTCCCGATGCCATGGAGCGACGCACCGGTGCCCAGCCGGCATCCAGGAGCGGGCCCCAGTCCGGGCCCGGCTTCCATTCGCTTCCCAGGTCGGACTGGATGCGCTTGCAGGCCAGGTACGCATCGGCGATCGTACGGGACAGTTCGGGATGGGAGGACGCCTGCGCCGAAGAAAACCCGATCGATTCCACGCCTTCCCTGGAAAGCTTTTCCGAGAGCCCGCGCAAACCTCCGTGGGCCAGAAGGATCCAAGGGGCGGCTCCACGAGCGTCCTGTGGTGCGGCCAACCGGGCGGGCAGCAGTCGC
This DNA window, taken from Fibrobacterota bacterium, encodes the following:
- a CDS encoding MBOAT family protein, encoding MTLAENLRTLVAFDPTNPLLFTSGIFLPVFIAFLALHMALKRQGTARLAWVCVFSGWFYWKSSGSYLAVLLLSVLANHAIGQLLAKKPRFSKTILAGGILLNLAPLAFFKYANFAIQNANSWFSAGWSPLDLFLPVGVSFFTFQGISYLADIHSGKAAPARNLLDFAFYQTFFPHLVAGPIVRAASFLPQIAQPHAFTSLAEADDDDAHKLSGNLRRISIDAGLWLILKGLAKKAILADGLAQYADLVFGNASGYGGFEALAAAWCYTLQIYGDFSGYTDMAIGISLLLGFRLGDNFRSPYVSLSITDFWRRWHISLSAWLRDYVYIPLGGNRKGPALQAAFLMATMLVGGLWHGASWKFVLWGGAHGLLLALHKAWLATRSRHPVGRWMEKGGKAAKILAWLFTFHVVAALWILFRAETASDARTLLTGIVTGWDWKVVLPFFHDRAMVTALLVVGLATHLWPSDSKERVRALFSRMPLELKVVAFVVVVQVAMEVGSRGVQPFIYFQF
- a CDS encoding SGNH/GDSL hydrolase family protein — its product is MHTSLAKALALSISLAGIFLLESWIGHRFPGFPLRTPQCLDGIWQQETPADTTESDTTTAVQADTARVLVPDSTLAGPADSTGHYILLTGDSMIEELQRFLQPIAKRNGHRMATAIWYGSNCQTWATSGRLREVLAQYRPSAVIFSSGANEILFNDPPKRKVFVDSIRAVFDQAGIPWLWIGPPKWKKGFGIDDTIRSVVGDSRYFGIGMHRLARKKDGAHPTRDAAGIWADSLCRWIRTQPNLFGRHVAWDTLQRDTLGQILTPEKPDRSRWAGFAETRILPKTGPLE
- the epmB gene encoding EF-P beta-lysylation protein EpmB, which produces MDSRKGPSSRMDWTDQLREAFRHPARLAEHLGIPLGSLPPLSGKPAFPMLVPRAFAQRMERGDPRDPLLLQVWPDQAELEPTADESTDPVGDGLSVRTPGLLQKYRSRALVVTTGACAIHCRYCFRQEFPYNQSTSDWEPRIAYLRDHPEIDEVVLSGGDPLMLGNGALERIWRALEGIPHLRTLRLHTRLPVVLPDRVDEGFEALIRSSRLRVAVVIHSNHAKELDGQVEEAISKLLGAGATVLNQSVLLARINDDVATLHALSARLWDIGVLPYYLHALDRVRGAGRFFVPDSVAVDLIERLRERTSGYLVPRLVREIEGEPSKTPLA
- a CDS encoding putative sugar O-methyltransferase, encoding MIFPSRTTALAKSIALEPLDLLARLLPARLAAPQDARGAAPWILLAHGGLRGLSEKLSREGVESIGFSSAQASSHPELSRTIADAYLACKRIQSDLGSEWKPGPDWGPLLDAGWAPVRRSMASGDLDSVDAFFRSMFRNEAIAGLWGGSGMFDNFRHIDRWWMAGRASQFLHQLRRWKEGWGGDVGRLAAAEVGEPWGWLVEGHLVVEPTLEYDAHARDILRIIDGVSNPIVLEIGGGYGGMARQLLRDRSDLAYIGVDLPENACLQAYYLTHALPDRDVHLHHQQVPQRVEPGSIHLMPNFALRNLPAGSATIVVNFRSFAEIHAAGLDALFREIARIQPRWLFQENLGERRLDGLAGIPLGDLPRLEGYRTLTEHPSPWLRYGEGSPYPCRVRLQERISTP